A window of Rhododendron vialii isolate Sample 1 chromosome 13a, ASM3025357v1 contains these coding sequences:
- the LOC131315286 gene encoding probable beta-1,3-galactosyltransferase 2 translates to MKQEEEKSKMSMKSRGIAGDWHSRTLVSRNWLVLLCLGSFCAGILFSDRMWMVPETKVFTVRTEVKEERRQFVTEPCNPKLKLVTSESNKIAHEGLEFGRSNRPLDNADINRHRERAAVKPGNTTPLAESRKNYLMVIGINTGFRSQKRRESVRDTWMPQGEKRKKLEEEKGIIIRFIIGRSPTPGDILDKAVEEEERKHGDFLRLDHVEGYNELSAKTKIYFSTAVSFWEADFYVKLDDDVHVNIGALASILVSHHNKPRVYIGCMKADPVIYQKGLRYHEPESWKFGERGTNYFRHASGQIYAISKELATYISKNQKLLHKYANEDVSLGAWFIGLEVEHVDEKRLCCGSTNECQFKALIGTACAATYDWSCSGLCRSSERMRGVHYRCAENETALWTAIY, encoded by the exons ATGAAACAAGAGGAAGAGAAGAGCAAAATGTCAATGAAGAGTAGAGGAATAGCAGGAGACTGGCATTCAAGAACTCTTGTATCTAGAAATTGGCTCGTTTTGCTTTGCCTCGGCAGCTTTTGTGCTGGAATCCTCTTCAGTGACAG GATGTGGATGGTGCCTGAAACAAAGGTTTTCACTGTGAGAACCGaagtcaaagaagaaagaaggcaaTTCGTAACCGAGCCTTGTAACCCAAAACTT AAGCTTGTAACCAGTGAATCCAACAAAATTGCACATGAAGGTTTAGAATTCGGTCGTTCCAACCG ACCTCTAGATAATGCTGACATAAATCGTCACCGGGAACGGGCAGCTGTAAAACCAGGGAACACAACTCCACTGGCAGAGtcaaggaaaaattatttgatgGTTATAGGAATTAATACAGGTTTTAGAAGCCAGAAGCGAAGGGAATCCGTGCGGGACACCTGGATGCCCCAAG gtgagaaaagaaagaagctaGAGGAAGAGAAGGGTATCATCATACGCTTCATTATTGGTCGAAG TCCAACTCCTGGTGATATTCTTGATAAAGCTGTCgaagaagaggaaagaaaacATGGAGACTTCTTGCGGCTG GACCATGTCGAAGGCTACAATGAATTGTCAGCCAAAACAAAGATATATTTTTCTACTGCTGTTTCGTTTTGGGAGGCAGATTTCTATGTCAAACTCGACGATGATGTTCATGTAAACATAG GTGCACTTGCAAGTATTTTGGTCAGTCACCATAACAAACCTCGGGTTTATATCGGTTGCATGAAGGCTGACCCCGTAATTTATCAGAA AGGACTGAGGTATCATGAACCAGAATCATGGAAATTTGGGGAGAGAGGAACCAACTATTTTCGTCACGCTTCAGGACAAATATACGCCATTTCAAAAGAGCTGGCTACTTATATATCTAAGAACCA GAAGCTGCTGCACAAGTACGCAAATGAAGATGTTTCATTAGGAGCTTGGTTTATCGGATTAGAGGTGGAGCATGTTGATGAGAAGAGACTATGTTGTGGTTCCACTAATG AATGCCAATTCAAGGCTCTGATAGGCACTGCTTGTGCTGCTACATACGATTGGAGTTGCAGCGGGCTTTGCCGGTCTAGTGAGAGGATGAGGGGAGTTCATTACCGGTGTGCCGAGAACGAAACTGCTCTATGGACTGCAATCTACTGA